The following proteins are encoded in a genomic region of Brachypodium distachyon strain Bd21 chromosome 1, Brachypodium_distachyon_v3.0, whole genome shotgun sequence:
- the LOC112270005 gene encoding sulfated surface glycoprotein 185-like: MSSLPVFIVLLVGAATLELSDGRGPVHPAAPAAFPQSTPPAPVKGSEAVVRPLPALPTLPPLPALPQLPPLPALPPFPSLPPLPPFPSFPPLPPFPFPGFPVPGGDTSPPAETTHCMRPLLKVFPCVDYLINTSVTAPPRACCTGFRSLLTNSSENICICHVLTGDPNVTNIIGIIDTSRMVALPITCGTLPSLGLLFSCFTRPSLPPLAMPSPEPALMNLPRGKVGTEIEAARDDKGV, from the exons ATGAGTTCGTTGCCGGTGTTCATCGTCCTGCTCGTGGGTGCGGCGACGCTCGAGCTGTCGGACGGGCGGGGACCCGTGCAcccggcggcaccggcggcatTCCCGCAAAGTACTCCTCCGGCTCCAGTGAAAGGTTCGGAAGCTGTTGTCCGGCCTTTGCCCGCTCTCCCCACTTTACCGCCTCTGCCCGCTCTGCCGCAGCTACCGCCTCTCCCCGCCTTGCCGCCATTTCCAAGCTTGCCGCCATTGCCACCGTTCCCGAGCTTCCCGCCATTGCCACCGTTCCCGTTCCCTGGCTTCCCGGTGCCGGGCGGAGACACTTCCCCGCCGGCCGAGACAACGCATTGTATGAGGCCTCTGCTAAAGGTGTTTCCTTGCGTGGACTATCTCATCAACACCAGTGTGACGGCACCTCCGAGAGCTTGCTGTACTGGCTTCAGGTCACTGCTCACAAACAGCAGCGAAAATATTTGTATCTGTCATGTTCTTACGGGCGACCCTAACGTGACCAATATTATTGGTATCATTGATACATCTCGTATGGTGGCTCTGCCTATCACGTGCGGCACGTTGCCGTCGCTCGGATTGCTCTTCTCGTGTTTTA CCCGACCGTCGTTACCCCCTCTCGCGATGCCTTCTCCGGAGCCAG CTTTGATGAACCTACCAAGGGGCAAGGTAGGAACTGAGATAGAAGCAGCACGCGATGACAAAGGCGTGTAG
- the LOC100834774 gene encoding sulfated surface glycoprotein 185 isoform X1 produces the protein MALIFILFFLATAAADSELPPLWNFPPLPPLPPLPSLPPLPALPPLPPGTPPSNGPQPSPSPPPETSSCMLPLLRAAPCLDFLTNTSVPAPSSRCCDRFRSLVGNASESICICHLVLSDPNVTSIVGNVDLGRLVALQLRCNVLVPPMLIFSCVSRPIPPLTMIPSSEPAAASMSTESSYEHFDLGTMSASHEKVQQPELVSTIEQPPPSPPPPKPAGTGENKGV, from the exons ATGGCACTCATCTTCATCCTTTTCTTTCTGGCCACGGCTGCCGCCGATTCTGAGCTACCTCCTCTCTGGAATTTTCCGCCTCTTCCCCCATTGCCCCCGCTCCCGAGCCTGCCTCCTCTTCCCGCATTGCCCCCGCTCCCACCGGGTACACCACCCAGCAACGGCCCACAGCCttccccctcgccgccgccggagacaTCAAGTTGCATGCTTCCGTTGCTAAGGGCAGCCCCGTGCCTTGACTTCCTCACAAACACCAGCGTGCCGGCACCTTCGAGTCGCTGCTGCGATCGCTTTAGATCACTCGTCGGCAATGCGAGCGAGAGCATCTGCATATGCCATCTCGTCCTCAGCGATCCTAACGTGACCAGCATTGTTGGTAATGTGGATCTTGGGCGGTTGGTGGCTCTTCAACTGAGGTGTAACGTTTTGGTACCACCGATGCTGATCTTCTCGTGCGTAT CAAGACCAATCCCGCCTCTCACGATGATTCCTTCTTCGGAGCCAGCTG CAGCCTCGATGAGCACCGAGTCATCCTATGAACATTTCGACCTGGGAACGATGAGCGCCAGTCATGAAAAGGTGCAGCAGCCAGAGCTTGTATCCACCATCGAGCAGCCAccgccatcaccaccaccaccgaaGCCGGCGGGAACCGGTGAGAACAAGGGCGTGTAG
- the LOC100834170 gene encoding cysteine-rich and transmembrane domain-containing protein WIH2, with amino-acid sequence MSYYNQQPPVGVPPQQGYPGKDGYPPPGYPPAGYPPPAQGYPPAGYPQQGYPPQYAQPPPQQQHQSSGPSFMEGCLAALCCCCLLDACF; translated from the exons ATGAGCTACTACAACCAGCAGCCCCCCGTCGGCGTCCCGCCGCAGCAAG GTTACCCGGGGAAGGACGGCTACCCGCCGCCGGGGTACCCACCGGCAGGCTACCCACCGCCGGCGCAGGGCTACCCGCCGGCCGGCTACCCCCAGCAGGGCTACCCGCCGCAGTacgcgcagccgccgccgcagcagcagcaccagagCTCCGGGCCTTCCTTCATGGAGGGATG CCTGGCCgccctctgctgctgctgtctccTGGACGCCTGCTTTTGA
- the LOC100834774 gene encoding sulfated surface glycoprotein 185 isoform X2 produces the protein MALIFILFFLATAAADSELPPLWNFPPLPPLPPLPSLPPLPALPPLPPGTPPSNGPQPSPSPPPETSSCMLPLLRAAPCLDFLTNTSVPAPSSRCCDRFRSLVGNASESICICHLVLSDPNVTSIVGNVDLGRLVALQLRCNVLVPPMLIFSCVSRPIPPLTMIPSSEPAASMSTESSYEHFDLGTMSASHEKVQQPELVSTIEQPPPSPPPPKPAGTGENKGV, from the exons ATGGCACTCATCTTCATCCTTTTCTTTCTGGCCACGGCTGCCGCCGATTCTGAGCTACCTCCTCTCTGGAATTTTCCGCCTCTTCCCCCATTGCCCCCGCTCCCGAGCCTGCCTCCTCTTCCCGCATTGCCCCCGCTCCCACCGGGTACACCACCCAGCAACGGCCCACAGCCttccccctcgccgccgccggagacaTCAAGTTGCATGCTTCCGTTGCTAAGGGCAGCCCCGTGCCTTGACTTCCTCACAAACACCAGCGTGCCGGCACCTTCGAGTCGCTGCTGCGATCGCTTTAGATCACTCGTCGGCAATGCGAGCGAGAGCATCTGCATATGCCATCTCGTCCTCAGCGATCCTAACGTGACCAGCATTGTTGGTAATGTGGATCTTGGGCGGTTGGTGGCTCTTCAACTGAGGTGTAACGTTTTGGTACCACCGATGCTGATCTTCTCGTGCGTAT CAAGACCAATCCCGCCTCTCACGATGATTCCTTCTTCGGAGCCAGCTG CCTCGATGAGCACCGAGTCATCCTATGAACATTTCGACCTGGGAACGATGAGCGCCAGTCATGAAAAGGTGCAGCAGCCAGAGCTTGTATCCACCATCGAGCAGCCAccgccatcaccaccaccaccgaaGCCGGCGGGAACCGGTGAGAACAAGGGCGTGTAG